One genomic region from Rosa rugosa chromosome 1, drRosRugo1.1, whole genome shotgun sequence encodes:
- the LOC133742175 gene encoding uncharacterized protein LOC133742175 isoform X2 has protein sequence MAPTRRKRTKQRRKARAGFTIKINKEEQKQVEASEREIANLNLGDKSKTHGSKGQESEGSGDIKGDDYLGEDVSGSKGKESKDHLETARDDFLGIDIPVSRRRKLTGCACCGEYDHLNVTCPFLKYIPEGAKIGRCFETMCRGCHHIGKVCCVKRGKSVGGYAMLKRCAHCLCIGHWEWEDCEDCPRPKDVVYEKPEYLDGDGISSESEDEDEDAFRPRNRAPWGL, from the exons ATGGCTCCGACAAGGAGGAAGAGGACGAAGCAGAGGAGAAAGGCGAGGGCTGGTTTTACCATCAAGATCAACAAGGAGGA ACAAAAACAAGTTGAGGCCTCGGAGCGTGAGATTGCGAATCTGAATCTGGGCGACAAGAGCAAGACTCATG GTAGCAAGGGGCAAGAATCAGAGGGTTCTGGAGACATTAAAGGTGATGACTATTTGGGAGAGGATGTGTCAG GTAGCAAGGGGAAAGAATCAAAGGATCATCTAGAAACTGCCCGTGATGACTTTTTGGGCATAGATATTCCAG TGTCACGTAGAAGGAAATTAACGGGTTGTGCCTGTTGTGGCGAGTATGATCACCTTAATGTAACCTGCCCATTCCTAAAATATATTCCTGAAGGCGCTAAAATTGGCCGTTGCTTTGAGACAATGTGCCGGGGTTGTCACCATATTGGAAAGGTGTGCTGTGTTAAGAGGGGGAAGTCTGTGGGAGGATATGCTATGCTGAAGAGGTGTGCTCATTGTTTATGTATTGGTCACTGGGAGTGGGAGGACTGTGAAGATTGTCCTAGACCCAAGGACGTCGTCTATGAGAAACCTGAATACTTAGATGGGGATGGGATTTCCTCAGAGtctgaggatgaggatgaggatgcaTTTCGACCCCGTAATCGTGCTCCATGGGGACTATAA
- the LOC133725575 gene encoding uncharacterized protein C630.12 produces the protein MKLWELTAVLCLIWALTLLYGEMLAFRLPSLSTCRWPHHHSQSLDYVKVAVLTDPQLTDRTSLPLPPKSLALELVQFYSDLYMRRAFLSSVLPFDPDVILFLGDYFDGGPYLSDHEWKESLSRLKHIFSLSSQERHSTIPVYRIPGNHDIGYEFLHSRRPQAIRRYEKEFGSRNYQFTVGKVEFIAIDSQAIDGNPQGYLASSTRAFVKNVSLDVQAYPRVLLSHIPLYRQDGTDCGPNRKSEIINQRIHVHSPDIQEIVYQNYVTKESSNYLLDSIQPVLVLSGHDHDQCDVVHKSKYGPVKEHTVGTISWQQGNVYPSFMLLSASNFVPSNTASSEEAVLTQLCFLPVQLHIYIWYLSLFVFTLLALLLWPTGGVSFWHHFSDLMVFGKQLISSITSRPKEKDEDLNCEYEMMWDAEGSMQLVKKILNVAVTCISETSSVERGTAVMRPTAIKNISQELEVSVNADADAFDPMAKTLSRASKSWTKLVIQRLVRTFRMVTIIAAVNVPIYMLLLFKDWID, from the exons ATGAAGCTTTGGGAATTGACTGCGGTACTGTGCCTGATATGGGCGCTAACGCTCCTCTACGGCGAAATGCTCGCCTTCCGGCTGCCGTCTCTCTCCACTTGTCGATGGCCTCATCATCACTCTCAATCTCTCGACTATGTCAAGGTGGCCGTCCTCACAGACCCGCAGCTGACGGACAGAacctccctccctctccctccAAAATCTCTCGCTCTCGAATTGGTTCAATTCTACTCCGACCTCTACATGCGCCGAGCTTTCCTTTCCTCCGTGCTCCCCTTCGATCCCGATGTCATTCTCTTCTTAGGTGATTATTTCGACGGCGGTCCTTATCTCTCTGATCATGA GTGGAAGGAATCGTTGAGCCGTCTCAAACATATTTTTTCACTGAGCAGCCAAGAACGACATTCAACTATACCGGTTTACCGCATTCCGGGAAACCATGACATCGGATATGAGTTTCTCCACTCTCGTAGGCCACAG GCAATCAGACGATATGAAAAGGAATTTGGTAGCCGAAATTATCAATTTACGGTTGGAAAAGTGGAGTTCATTGCCATTGATTCCCAAGCTATTGATG GAAATCCTCAAGGATATCTGGCTTCCTCTACGCGTGCTTTTGTGAAGAATGTCTCTCTCG ATGTTCAAGCTTATCCAAGGGTTTTATTGTCCCATATTCCATTATATCGACAGGATGGAACAGATTGTGGTCCCAATCGTAAGTCAGAAATTATCAACCAG CGGATTCATGTGCATTCTCCTGATATTCAAGAAATAGT GTACCAGAATTACGTTACCAAGGAATCTTCAAACTATTTATTGGACTCCATTCAACCA GTACTTGTTTTATCTGGTCATGATCATGATCAGTGTGATGTTGTCCACAAGTCAAAATATGGGCCTGTGAAGGAG CACACTGTGGGGACAATAAGCTGGCAGCAGGGAAATGTGTATCCATCTTTCATGTTATTGTCTGCTAGTAATTTTGTACCTTCAAATACAGCCAGTTCTGAAGAGGCAGTCTTAACTCAACTGTGCTTTCTTCCTGTGCAACTACACATTTATATATG GTATCTGTCACTATTTGTTTTTACCCTTCTTGCCCTCCTGCTTTGGCCAACTGGTGGTGTGAGTTTTTGGCATCATTTTAGTGATCTAATGGTGTTTGGCAAACAACTAATAAGTAGCATTACAAGTAGACCAAAAGAGAAAGATGAAGATCTAAACTGTGAGTATGAGATGATGTGGGATGCAGAAGGATCAATGCAACTTGTCAAGAAAATTTTAAACGTTGCTGTTACCTGCATAAGTGAGACAAGCTCAGTTGAAAG AGGTACTGCTGTGATGCGGCCGACAGCTATAAAGAATATTTCTCAGGAGTTAGAGGTTTCTGTGAATGCCGATGCCGATGCGTTTGATCCTATGGCAAAGACACTTTCTAGAGCAAGTAAATCTTGGACAAAGTTGGTAATCCAAAGATTGGTCCGGACATTTCGAATGGTCACAATCATCGCTGCTGTAAATGTGCCCATTTATATGTTGTTACTTTTCAAGGATTGGATTGACTAA
- the LOC133730980 gene encoding uncharacterized protein LOC133730980 gives MVDHVTARLAAALAISEDGRTSFGPAGAAAVSSHHFAVGRLLSVTANRRADPKAFLGTMTSLWGLGNRLSARAVKDRFVFQFSNPEDRQRTVEGGPWFFGKWALAMAEFDGLKDPAQVLTSSFPVWVEIMGLPPALVTEGAVALIGATLGEIVHLDKAGIRKGTAARVRIRHVLSSPVKQVFPPSTFDFTSAASATVRFRYERLVGFCRVCGMMEHQRSGCGGPPAALQVSFGANPNPSLVGSAAPSLAEVLAQSTAPNLFTSVAKSTSLQGFSVSALAA, from the coding sequence ATGGTTGATCACGTTACCGCTCGTCTGGCAGCCGCTTTGGCGATCTCTGAAGATGGCCGGACATCCTTTGGTCCGGCTGGTGCTGCTGCTGTGTCTTCTCATCACTTCGCGGTGGGGAGACTGCTCTCCGTTACGGCCAATCGTCGGGCTGATCCCAAGGCTTTCTTGGGGACTATGACCTCCTTATGGGGGCTTGGCAATCGTCTCTCTGCACGAGCAGTCAAGGACCGATTtgtctttcaattttcaaacCCAGAGGATCGTCAAAGGACGGTTGAGGGAGGGCCGTGGTTTTTTGGAAAGTGGGCGCTGGCTATGGCTGAGTTCGATGGTTTGAAAGATCCGGCGCAAGTGCTGACCTCTTCTTTTCCAGTATGGGTGGAGATTATGGGTCTACCGCCGGCCCTAGTTACTGAGGGCGCTGTGGCGCTCATTGGCGCTACCTTAGGGGAGATCGTGCATCTGGATAAAGCTGGGATTCGTAAGGGCACGGCGGCTAGGGTTCGTATCCGTCATGTTTTGTCGTCTCCGGTGAAACAGGTTTTCCCTCCATCCACCTTTGATTTCACCTCTGCGGCATCTGCGACGGTAAGGTTTCGCTATGAGAGGCTCGTTGGATTCTGCCGGGTCTGTGGTATGATGGAACATCAGCGGTCGGGTTGCGGTGGCCCTCCGGCAGCGCTGCAGGTCTCCTTTGGCgccaaccctaaccctagcttggTGGGGTCTGCTGCTCCTAGTCTTGCAGAGGTTTTGGCTCAGTCCACAGCGCCTAATCTGTTTACTTCCGTGGCAAAGTCGACTTCACTCCAGGGTTTCTCTGTCTCCGCTCTGGCGGCCTAA
- the LOC133725574 gene encoding uncharacterized protein LOC133725574 isoform X2, giving the protein MASRVLVGIRKLLVGRSCYKASIPTSQFSTLAVDGLSSSVVPLQPISGHSGVLTFDKIRGNIRDTSLQAVCCFYGTNDFSFKYIQRLVDKFPPVKAFHFVLDDNDKPMYHFYQNGEKVEELAGDYIKRFKTVLEKLYNPQEVGTKAKENVMHEGVVRRRNEEERKKPMMSIYMNQLFPRSNSSFKLSSGNALEAEVVRLREDKFLVDAGLGTPRICMQDETTGVPNRAIRFKTKVGYISKGGVAGESVIKEQMLERFFIDVVAGESKIKERAAARFQSLVGSTDVVAGEPHLLLPRRFRQRRAWMELNKIWQRNRKVKGFILQKVKGGYLVGIGGFVTFLPIRRKIAISNGRFTIESINRKRPNIVVF; this is encoded by the exons ATGGCTTCGAGGGTTTTGGTTGGCATTCGTAAGCTGCTTGTTGGAAGATCATGTTACAAAGCCTCAATCCCAACCTCCCAATTCTCCACTTTAGCCGTCGATGGCCTCTCCTCCTCAGTGGTTCCATTGCAACCCATTTCCGGACACTCAGGGGTTTTGACATTCGATAAAATTCGAGGCAATATTCGAG ATACATCTTTGCAAGCAGTCTGCTGCTTCTATGGCACTAATGACTTCA GCTTTAAGTACATTCAAAGGCTGGTGGACAAATTCCCTCCTGTAAAAGCATTTCATTTTGTCCTTGACGACAATGATAAG CCAATGTATCATTTCTATCAAAATGGGGAAAAGGTAGAGGAGCTAGCTGGTGATTATATCAAACGCTTCAAGACAGTTCTTGAAAAACTTTACAA CCCTCAAGAAGTTGGCACAAAAGCCAAGGAAAATGTGATGCATGAAGGCGTAGTTCGAAGACGGAACgaggaggaaagaaaaaagCCTATGATGAGCATTTATATGAATCAATTATTTCCAAGATCTAATTCCAGTTTTAAGTTATCTAGTGGGAATGCCTTAGAAGCTGAAGTTGTACGCTTAAGGGAAGATAAGTTCTTGGTAGATGCAGGACTTGGGACCCCCAGAATTTGCATGCAAGATGAGACTACAGGAGTGCCAAACCGAGCCATCAGGTTTAAGACTAAGGTGGGATACATTTCTAAGGGGGGAGTGGCCGGTGAATCAGTGATCAAAGAGCAGATGTTGGAGAGATTCTTCATCGATGTAGTGGCTGGTGAATCAAAGATCAAAGAGCGAGCAGCCGCCAGGTTTCAGTCTTTGGTGGGATCCACAGATGTAGTGGCTGGTGAACcgcatcttcttcttccacgaAGATTCAGACAGAGGCGAGCTTGGATGGAACTGAACAAGATTTGGCAAAGGAATAGAAAGGTAAAGGGCTTTATTCTTCAGAAAGTCAAGGGAGGTTATTTAGTAGGCATCGGGGGTTTCGTTACTTTTCTTCCAATCCGCCGAAAAATAGCGATATCGAATGGTCGATTCACCATTGAGAGCATTAACCGCAAAAGGCCTAATATTGTTGTGTTCTAA
- the LOC133742175 gene encoding uncharacterized protein LOC133742175 isoform X1 — protein sequence MKILILSCSTGYLFGDRGTMLLLSRYFRQKQVEASEREIANLNLGDKSKTHGSKGQESEGSGDIKGDDYLGEDVSGSKGKESKDHLETARDDFLGIDIPVSRRRKLTGCACCGEYDHLNVTCPFLKYIPEGAKIGRCFETMCRGCHHIGKVCCVKRGKSVGGYAMLKRCAHCLCIGHWEWEDCEDCPRPKDVVYEKPEYLDGDGISSESEDEDEDAFRPRNRAPWGL from the exons atgaaaattttaattttgtcttGCAGTACGGGATATTTATTTGGTGATCGAGGTACAATGTTACTTTTATCGCGCTATTTTAGACAAAAACAAGTTGAGGCCTCGGAGCGTGAGATTGCGAATCTGAATCTGGGCGACAAGAGCAAGACTCATG GTAGCAAGGGGCAAGAATCAGAGGGTTCTGGAGACATTAAAGGTGATGACTATTTGGGAGAGGATGTGTCAG GTAGCAAGGGGAAAGAATCAAAGGATCATCTAGAAACTGCCCGTGATGACTTTTTGGGCATAGATATTCCAG TGTCACGTAGAAGGAAATTAACGGGTTGTGCCTGTTGTGGCGAGTATGATCACCTTAATGTAACCTGCCCATTCCTAAAATATATTCCTGAAGGCGCTAAAATTGGCCGTTGCTTTGAGACAATGTGCCGGGGTTGTCACCATATTGGAAAGGTGTGCTGTGTTAAGAGGGGGAAGTCTGTGGGAGGATATGCTATGCTGAAGAGGTGTGCTCATTGTTTATGTATTGGTCACTGGGAGTGGGAGGACTGTGAAGATTGTCCTAGACCCAAGGACGTCGTCTATGAGAAACCTGAATACTTAGATGGGGATGGGATTTCCTCAGAGtctgaggatgaggatgaggatgcaTTTCGACCCCGTAATCGTGCTCCATGGGGACTATAA
- the LOC133725574 gene encoding uncharacterized protein LOC133725574 isoform X1 gives MASRVLVGIRKLLVGRSCYKASIPTSQFSTLAVDGLSSSVVPLQPISGHSGVLTFDKIRGNIRDTSLQAVCCFYGTNDFSFKYIQRLVDKFPPVKAFHFVLDDNDKDSSSMRALNISSLPMYHFYQNGEKVEELAGDYIKRFKTVLEKLYNPQEVGTKAKENVMHEGVVRRRNEEERKKPMMSIYMNQLFPRSNSSFKLSSGNALEAEVVRLREDKFLVDAGLGTPRICMQDETTGVPNRAIRFKTKVGYISKGGVAGESVIKEQMLERFFIDVVAGESKIKERAAARFQSLVGSTDVVAGEPHLLLPRRFRQRRAWMELNKIWQRNRKVKGFILQKVKGGYLVGIGGFVTFLPIRRKIAISNGRFTIESINRKRPNIVVF, from the exons ATGGCTTCGAGGGTTTTGGTTGGCATTCGTAAGCTGCTTGTTGGAAGATCATGTTACAAAGCCTCAATCCCAACCTCCCAATTCTCCACTTTAGCCGTCGATGGCCTCTCCTCCTCAGTGGTTCCATTGCAACCCATTTCCGGACACTCAGGGGTTTTGACATTCGATAAAATTCGAGGCAATATTCGAG ATACATCTTTGCAAGCAGTCTGCTGCTTCTATGGCACTAATGACTTCA GCTTTAAGTACATTCAAAGGCTGGTGGACAAATTCCCTCCTGTAAAAGCATTTCATTTTGTCCTTGACGACAATGATAAG GATTCGTCTTCAATGAGAGCGTTGAACATTTCAAGTCTG CCAATGTATCATTTCTATCAAAATGGGGAAAAGGTAGAGGAGCTAGCTGGTGATTATATCAAACGCTTCAAGACAGTTCTTGAAAAACTTTACAA CCCTCAAGAAGTTGGCACAAAAGCCAAGGAAAATGTGATGCATGAAGGCGTAGTTCGAAGACGGAACgaggaggaaagaaaaaagCCTATGATGAGCATTTATATGAATCAATTATTTCCAAGATCTAATTCCAGTTTTAAGTTATCTAGTGGGAATGCCTTAGAAGCTGAAGTTGTACGCTTAAGGGAAGATAAGTTCTTGGTAGATGCAGGACTTGGGACCCCCAGAATTTGCATGCAAGATGAGACTACAGGAGTGCCAAACCGAGCCATCAGGTTTAAGACTAAGGTGGGATACATTTCTAAGGGGGGAGTGGCCGGTGAATCAGTGATCAAAGAGCAGATGTTGGAGAGATTCTTCATCGATGTAGTGGCTGGTGAATCAAAGATCAAAGAGCGAGCAGCCGCCAGGTTTCAGTCTTTGGTGGGATCCACAGATGTAGTGGCTGGTGAACcgcatcttcttcttccacgaAGATTCAGACAGAGGCGAGCTTGGATGGAACTGAACAAGATTTGGCAAAGGAATAGAAAGGTAAAGGGCTTTATTCTTCAGAAAGTCAAGGGAGGTTATTTAGTAGGCATCGGGGGTTTCGTTACTTTTCTTCCAATCCGCCGAAAAATAGCGATATCGAATGGTCGATTCACCATTGAGAGCATTAACCGCAAAAGGCCTAATATTGTTGTGTTCTAA
- the LOC133742175 gene encoding uncharacterized protein LOC133742175 isoform X3, translating into MKILILSCSTGYLFGDRGTMLLLSRYFRQKQVEASEREIANLNLGDKSKTHGSKGKESKDHLETARDDFLGIDIPVSRRRKLTGCACCGEYDHLNVTCPFLKYIPEGAKIGRCFETMCRGCHHIGKVCCVKRGKSVGGYAMLKRCAHCLCIGHWEWEDCEDCPRPKDVVYEKPEYLDGDGISSESEDEDEDAFRPRNRAPWGL; encoded by the exons atgaaaattttaattttgtcttGCAGTACGGGATATTTATTTGGTGATCGAGGTACAATGTTACTTTTATCGCGCTATTTTAGACAAAAACAAGTTGAGGCCTCGGAGCGTGAGATTGCGAATCTGAATCTGGGCGACAAGAGCAAGACTCATG GTAGCAAGGGGAAAGAATCAAAGGATCATCTAGAAACTGCCCGTGATGACTTTTTGGGCATAGATATTCCAG TGTCACGTAGAAGGAAATTAACGGGTTGTGCCTGTTGTGGCGAGTATGATCACCTTAATGTAACCTGCCCATTCCTAAAATATATTCCTGAAGGCGCTAAAATTGGCCGTTGCTTTGAGACAATGTGCCGGGGTTGTCACCATATTGGAAAGGTGTGCTGTGTTAAGAGGGGGAAGTCTGTGGGAGGATATGCTATGCTGAAGAGGTGTGCTCATTGTTTATGTATTGGTCACTGGGAGTGGGAGGACTGTGAAGATTGTCCTAGACCCAAGGACGTCGTCTATGAGAAACCTGAATACTTAGATGGGGATGGGATTTCCTCAGAGtctgaggatgaggatgaggatgcaTTTCGACCCCGTAATCGTGCTCCATGGGGACTATAA
- the LOC133742175 gene encoding uncharacterized protein LOC133742175 isoform X4, translating to MAPTRRKRTKQRRKARAGFTIKINKEEQKQVEASEREIANLNLGDKSKTHGSKGKESKDHLETARDDFLGIDIPVSRRRKLTGCACCGEYDHLNVTCPFLKYIPEGAKIGRCFETMCRGCHHIGKVCCVKRGKSVGGYAMLKRCAHCLCIGHWEWEDCEDCPRPKDVVYEKPEYLDGDGISSESEDEDEDAFRPRNRAPWGL from the exons ATGGCTCCGACAAGGAGGAAGAGGACGAAGCAGAGGAGAAAGGCGAGGGCTGGTTTTACCATCAAGATCAACAAGGAGGA ACAAAAACAAGTTGAGGCCTCGGAGCGTGAGATTGCGAATCTGAATCTGGGCGACAAGAGCAAGACTCATG GTAGCAAGGGGAAAGAATCAAAGGATCATCTAGAAACTGCCCGTGATGACTTTTTGGGCATAGATATTCCAG TGTCACGTAGAAGGAAATTAACGGGTTGTGCCTGTTGTGGCGAGTATGATCACCTTAATGTAACCTGCCCATTCCTAAAATATATTCCTGAAGGCGCTAAAATTGGCCGTTGCTTTGAGACAATGTGCCGGGGTTGTCACCATATTGGAAAGGTGTGCTGTGTTAAGAGGGGGAAGTCTGTGGGAGGATATGCTATGCTGAAGAGGTGTGCTCATTGTTTATGTATTGGTCACTGGGAGTGGGAGGACTGTGAAGATTGTCCTAGACCCAAGGACGTCGTCTATGAGAAACCTGAATACTTAGATGGGGATGGGATTTCCTCAGAGtctgaggatgaggatgaggatgcaTTTCGACCCCGTAATCGTGCTCCATGGGGACTATAA